Proteins encoded together in one Zonotrichia albicollis isolate bZonAlb1 unplaced genomic scaffold, bZonAlb1.hap1 Scaffold_254, whole genome shotgun sequence window:
- the LOC141727853 gene encoding olfactory receptor 14I1-like, which translates to MSNSSSIRHFLLLPLADTGQLQLLHFCLLLGISLAALLGNGLIISAVACSHHLHTPMFFFLLNLALSDLGSICTTVPKAMHNSLWDARDISYAGCAAKVFLFFFFLATEICLLTIMCYDRYVSICKPLHYGTLLGSRACAHMAAAAWASAFLNALMHTANTFSLPLCHGNAVGQFFCEIPQILKLSCSKSYLREFGLLAVSACLSFGCFAFMVFSYVQIFRAVLRIPSEQGRHKAFSTCLPHLAVVSLFYSTGTFAYLKPPSKSSPSLDVVLSVLYSVVPPALNPLIYSLRNQELNAAVWRLMTGWFQEH; encoded by the coding sequence atgtccaacagcagctccatcaggcacttcctcctgctgccattggcagacacggggcagctgcagctcctgcacttctgcctcttgctgggcatctccctggctgccctcctgggcaacggcctcatcatcagcgccgtagcctgcagccaccacctgcacacgcccatgttcttcttcctgctcaacctggccctcagcgacctgggctccatctgcaccactgtgcccaaagccatgcacaattccctctgggacgcCAGGGACATCTCTTATGCAGGATGTGCTGCCAAagtatttctgttttttttttttcttgcaacagAGATTtgcctcctgaccatcatgtgctacgaccgctacgtgtccatctgcaaacccctgcactacgggaccctcctgggcagcagagcttgtgcccacatggcagcagctgcctgggccagtgcctttctcaatgctctcatgcacacggccaatacattttccctgcccctgtgccatggcaatgccgtgggccagttcttctgtgaaatcccacagatcctcaaactctcttgctccaaatcctaccttAGGGAATTTGGGCTGCTTGCTGTTAGTGCCTGTTTATCATTTGGTTGTTTTGCgttcatggttttctcctatgtgcagatcttcagggctgtgctgaggatcccctctgagcagggacggcacaaagccttttccacctgcctccctcacctggccgtggtctctctGTTCTATAGCACTGGCacatttgcctacctgaagcccccctccaagtcttccccatccctggatgtggtcctgtcagttctgtactcggtggtgcctccagccctgaaccccctcatctacagcctgaggaaccaggagctcaatgctgcagtgtggagactgatgactggatggtttcaggaacattaa